From the genome of Caulobacter sp. FWC2:
GGACGCGCGCGCTCACAACTACATGGCCAAGTACAGCGATCCTGTGCTGCCGCCATTCTGGACCATGAAGGAATTTCTGACCTTCGGGGCCGCCGTGAGGTTTTACGCCCTTCTGTCCAATCCGATAAAAGCCGCCGTGGCCGACGACTTCGGCATGCCCACCCACGAGGTGCTCACCAACTGGCTGGAGTGTCTGGTCGATCTGCGCAACGTCTGCGCCCATCACGACCGACTGTTCAATCGGATCTTCCAGAAGCAACCAAGCCGCTTGCGCCGTCAGAACCTGCCGACGGCTCCGGTCAACAAGCTGAAGGCCCGCTTGGAGTGTCTCGATCACCTGCTGACCAGCCGTGGATTGACGGGCGGCCGGGTCGCGGCCGCGCAGGCTCTGCTCGCCCGCTATCCGGACGTGCAGGCCGCCGAGGTTGGCTACTGATAGAGCATAAGGGCGTCGCCGCCCTTCGGCGGCCGGGCTCTAGGCGTCGGAGCCGCCCCAAGCCCCGCGCGCGGGTCTTGGCCCTTCGGGTTGCGATCCCTGACGCGGGGTGGCGGACGGTTCGGCGCCAGAGGTCGCCCTGCCCGGGCGTGTGACGTCCTGTCGCCGAGGGTCCGCTCAGGCCTCCGCGCGCAGGGCCCGAAGGAAGTCGACTTCTTCGGGATGGCGGGCCAGAATTTCGATCAGGCCGACCGCGGCCACGCCGGGCGGTGTGGCGCCGCTCTCATATTTCTGGAAGGCGCGCCTGCCGCCGCCGATCAGCCGGCCGGCCTCCTCCTGGGTGAGCTTGAGCCGCTTGCGGACCTTGCGCACGTGGGCGGCGTAGGCGGCCTTCAACGCCTCGAAGGCCCTGTTGCTCTCAGCAAGATCAGCGCCCGAATGGATGGAGTCGCTGTCGTCGTCGGGATACCAGCCCGGCGCCTGCACCACGCGCGACATCGAGCCGAACCGCACCGTCTGGGCGCGGGTGTCGCGGCGCAGGACCTTGCCGGTCTCGGGATGAATGCGGGTCTCGGTCATTTTCCGGTCTCTTTGAACGAGGTCAGCGTCAGGTCGATCAAGGTCTCGCCCGCGAACTTCAGGAACAGCACGCGTCCGTCCCAGGGCAGGTTGTAGGTGTCGTGCCAGACCCTTGAATTGGGCGGACTGTGCGCCGTCTCCGACTTGATGAAGTCACCACCTTGCAGCGCCTGCACGGCGTCGACGACATCCTGCAATCCATAACCCAGGGCTCGCGCGTTCTCGGTCGCCACCCGCGTGATCTCCAGCCCCGCCACGGTCGCGAATTTCGTCTGGATCGCCGCCAGCGCGTGATGCGGATTTCGCTTCGCCGCCATTGAAATACACCTTGAAGGTTAAATTTTCAAGCGTGGATCAGGTCGCGGCCTGGCCCGCGACGCGGCGCAGTTCGCCCAGCCGCGCCTCGCAGACCGCCCGCACCAGGCCGATCAGCTGCTCGGCGCTGACCTTCAGGTGCTCCAGCTCCGGCTGAGTGATGTGGAAAGTCTCTTGGTTATAGCGGGCGTCGACATAGGCCCGCTTGAGCTTGCCGAACGGCTTGCGCTGGGCCCGTGTGTCGCGCGGCCAGACTGGGATCAGCGACGGGGCCTTGGCCTCGGCCTGGGAGCGCAGGAACAGGATGTTGTGCGACCGCGGCGCGTAGAAGCCGGTCAGCAGGAGCACCGCGATATAGGCGGCCTCGACGGTCTGGTGCAGGTTGAAGGCGGCCTTGTGCGGCCAGTCCTTCTCGTCACCGTTCGACATCGCGAACGTAGCAATCCTGTAGGACGTCTCGATCGTGTCGAAGATCTTGCGATAGT
Proteins encoded in this window:
- a CDS encoding Abi family protein; amino-acid sequence: MALPPYTKPHATPSDWVAHLRARGLVVPRPNVAARKIERVGYERLRIYFIARRQTHLPGKPFRAGTTYNQILNLYDCDRRLRAICFDACGDFELAFRNSMSEALTRAHGSHPHKAESAFKDGASRRVALEQLSTLYAKSRDARAHNYMAKYSDPVLPPFWTMKEFLTFGAAVRFYALLSNPIKAAVADDFGMPTHEVLTNWLECLVDLRNVCAHHDRLFNRIFQKQPSRLRRQNLPTAPVNKLKARLECLDHLLTSRGLTGGRVAAAQALLARYPDVQAAEVGY
- a CDS encoding type II TA system antitoxin MqsA family protein, with the translated sequence MTETRIHPETGKVLRRDTRAQTVRFGSMSRVVQAPGWYPDDDSDSIHSGADLAESNRAFEALKAAYAAHVRKVRKRLKLTQEEAGRLIGGGRRAFQKYESGATPPGVAAVGLIEILARHPEEVDFLRALRAEA
- a CDS encoding type II toxin-antitoxin system MqsR family toxin codes for the protein MAAKRNPHHALAAIQTKFATVAGLEITRVATENARALGYGLQDVVDAVQALQGGDFIKSETAHSPPNSRVWHDTYNLPWDGRVLFLKFAGETLIDLTLTSFKETGK